GTCGATGGCGGCGTCCATGCGGATATGATCCAGCGCTTCTGACGTGGTTTGCATCGGGCGAAAGCCGGGGAAATCGAAGCCCTGCTGCTGCCAGAAATCGGCAGCGGGCAGCCGGGCGGGCACATCACCGGAGTAAACCAGCACCTCTTCTCCTTCCAATGTGGTGCCTCGCAGAGCAGGTGAGCGCTTACCCTCATGGGTTACCTCACGGGCTTCAGTGGCCCGAATCGCTGCCAGCGAGAGCGCTTTAACCGGCACATTGGCAAAGCGCAGGTCTTTGAGCGGTTCAGCCAGCAGAGCTTCTAACAGCTGCACCAAGTGGCCGTGTTGATCGGGGGTGACGTGATCGGCTTTGGTGGCGGCAATCGCCAGGCGGTCAATTTTAGGTGCAAACAAGCGCGTGAGCAGGCTGCGTTGGCCATAGTCGAAGCTATGCATTAACTGGCGCAGCGCACGGGAAAGATCTTCAAAGCGCTCGGGCCCGGCATTGAGCGCGCCCAGCACATCCACCAGTACAATTTGGCGGTCAAAACGACGAAAGTGATCGCGATAAAAGGGCTTGACCACCTGCTGCTGGTAGTAGCGAAAGCGCGCCGCCAGGGTAGCGTAAAGGCTATTGGCAGGCAGCGCCTCCAGCATTTCTCTCGATGTGTTGTGTTGAGAGGCGTCGAGCTGGGGCAGCGGAAAAAACTGCAGCACCGGCGCGCCCTCCAGTTCGCCGGGAAGCAAAAAACGCCCGGGCTGTAGGTCGGAAAAACCGGCCTTTTTGGCGCGGCGAAGGCCCTGAGCGTATTCCTCGGCCAGGGCAGCAAGCTGAGCTTCATCAGCTTCACCAGCAGGGTCGAGCTGCTCCACTGCCGTCAACCATTCGCTAAACAGACCGCGGCGCTGCTCGCCCTCGTGTAACGCCTGTGCTTGGCTCCAGCTATAAAAGTCGTGCTGCAGCAGCGGCAAATCGAGCAGCCACTCGCCAGGGTAGTCGAATAGATCCAGCGTAAGGTGGGCAATTTCAGGGGTTAGCCAGCCGCTGCGGGCAGGGCGGTAGCGCAGCTGTAAGCGTAATTCGCTGATGCCGCGGGTGGGCTCCGGCCAACGCGGCGGCGTATCGCGCAGGGCGGCCATGCCGGGGTCGTAGGGAAACCTAGGCACGCCCAGGTCGGGCTGGTTAAGCCTTTGGGCACCCAGTAGGCGGCCTTCCCGGGCAGCGGGCAGTAAATCGAGCCGTGCCTCAACGCCCGCATGACGCAGTTGGTTGACCAATGAGGTTAAAAACGCGGTTTTTCCCGCTTGGGAGAGGCCGGTGACCGCTAAGCGCAGTTGGCGATCCCTTCCGCGTTCCAACAAATTGCTCAGTTCGCGACTTAACGGCTGGCGCATCCTTTCGATCCCTTTGTGGCTCTTGCCTAGCCTTTATTGGCTAAACATTAATACCAGTTGCGAAAGCATCGGCAGGGTGGCAATTAAAAAGCCAACCCCCGCCAGGGTGTAGCCTGGCCAGCGTCGTGTCATCTTCTGCGCCAGGGTCAGGCCGACCAAGCACACCACCATACCGATTAAATTAAAGGCCAGGGTGGCGGCTTCTAGCCATTGCTGCGGATCCATTGGGTCTCCCTAACACAAATGATAGTAAATGCATGATAACAAAGCATTGATGAACCGAAGATTAACCGCGGCTGAGGGTGGTGCCCAGTAGATGTTGAGCGCCAGGCACTAACCACACCGGGTCGAGGCGCGTATTGGCGGCTTCAACGCAGATAAAGTGGCGCGCTACGTCGGCGGGAGTGTCGCTGGGCAGGTCGTTGTTGGGGTGCCACACCACCGTGGAGTCGCTGGACTGCTTGCCGATGCGCAGGCTGCGCTCGCCATCGTTGAGCAGCACGGCTTCATTGGTGTGATAAATGCGGTCAACGGAGCCCTGAACGGCCAGCGTGCCTTGTTGTTCGCTTTCTGCAAAGTCGCGTAGTTTGTCGAGATAGCGGGCGCCGGAAAGGCCTTCCAGGCGGCATTGATGGGTGTCGGCAACGGCTAAGTAGGTGTGCAGCGCACCGCTGGTTTTGATCGGCGTTTCGCCGATGTTTTCGCTAATCAGCTCAACGTTCAAGCGCTGGGCGTTGGCTTGTACCACTAAGCGTGCGGTAAGCAGTGTATGCAGGGGCTGTGATGGAGAGAGGTGGAGCTCAATACCCTCGGCGTGCTCATCAACAGCGTCTAGTCGCCACTCAGCATGGCGGGCAAGGCCATGGAAAGGGCCGTCGTGGTTGGGGCTCTCATCGGCATAGCGCTCGTCGGCGAACCAAGGCCAGCAGAGCGGAATGCCACCCCGGATAGCGCTTGGCAAGGCCTGGGGCGTAGGCGTCAGCCATAACCAGCCGGTATCACCAGCAGGGCAGAAGTGCAGCACTTGAGCGCCCTGTAGACTAATCACCAACTCGCCCCAAGGCATATTGAAAAGCACCACGTCGCGGCCTTCCCACTGCGTCGTCTGCTGTCCTTGAGTGCTTTTAACCAGTTGATTGAGCGAGTCGGGGATCATGAATTTTCCTTTAAGAGTTGCCAAGCATCGATACCTGTAGGCGCCGAACACTAACGCTGTGTGCTATGGTAGAACAAGCGTGACTCTAAGGTAAAACGCGTAACTGCAACCCGTAATCGAAATAGTAAGGAGACTATATGGGCTTTATTGCATGGTTAATCATTGGTGGCTTGGCTGGTTGGATTGCTGGCAACATCATGCGTGGCGGCGGTTTTGGCATCCTGGGTAATATCGGTGTAGGTATCGTTGGCGCGGTCGTGGGTGGTTTTTTGTTCAGCCTTCTTGGCCTCTCGTCCGGTGGCTTTATCGGTTCGCTAGTCACCGCGATCGTGGGTGCAGTGGTGCTCCTTTGGGTAATAAGCAAAGTGAAACAATCTTAGCGATTGAGTAGCTAACCGCATGACACCGCCCGGCCTTGTGCCGGGCGGCGTCGTTTATACTGATGCTATCGGTGTTCGCGCCACTTTCCGTTACACTAGGCAGCTTTACTTCCGGCTATTGGCTGGTGTCATTGTGCTTTTTCGAGGTGCCTCTTGATCGACGCGTTAAATGCCTGGTGGGCCCAACAGCTGGTGCTGTGTGATTGGGCGTTTACTCCTCATCCGTTGGCGGTCGATGCAGGGGCGGCGGAGCAGCGCCTGTTACAGCTGGGGATTACCAGCCGGGGTGAACTGGCCGAACAGCTGTTCCACGGGCTGGGGGCGCCCGCAGGTAGTGCTGACCGCCTGCTAGGCGCGCTTGAATGGGCCGCGCTGGCGGGGGCGGCGGGCTGGCTAGAAGCCGATCAGGCCCGCCATTGGGCGCACCATCTAACCCGTCGCATTACCAGTGACTACAGCGATCTACGTGCCTGGCTGGCAGATCTACGTCGTGCGTTAGGCGCACGGGGCTGGGAAGTAGGGGCCGACGACCGTTTTATCGACGCTTGCCAAGCGCTGGCCAAGCTTGAAACCGATGGCGAAGGGATTACCTGGGATGCGCTCGAAAACGCCCTGGCTAAATTGCCGGCTCCCGCACCGCTATGGCCCCAGCAGCCCGAGGCGCAGAGCTGGCGGCTATGTGCGCTGTTCCGGCCGATTATTACCTATCCCGCCAGTCACACCGATTGGCCTGAAGCCATCGAGTGGCTTGCTCACGTGTGGGATGTCCATGACCGTGACGCTCTTATTGGCGTGATACTCTGGCTAGGTGCTCAAGGCGAGCGCCAGCGCTGGGATATCGAAGCTCGCGAATTGCTCAGCATGGACAACGCCCAACGCATGGAGTGGCAGCGTAGCGTGGTGGAAGAGTCGCCCTATGCGCCGGTGCTGAATAAGTTCGTCGCTCAAGGCGAGCCTCTGGAGTGGGCTGCTTGGGATTGGCTGCGGATTGTTGAACTCGCTTGGGCCGGCGCCTGCTGTGGCTTGCTTAGCCAGGAGGAGGCCGATGACCTAGCGGGGCATGCCGCCGATTTGATGAGTCGCCGCTACCATGATTGGTATGCTGTGCTTAACGCCTACGGGCGCGGGCAGAGTCTGTTTGACGGCATCGACCGGCGAGATAAAACACCCAGCGAGCGGCATCAGTTGTTGCTGCATAGTGCCCATAGCCCCTGGAAACGTCCCCCGAGGGAGCTATTGGACGAGCCTACGCTCAAGGCATCCCAAGCGCGCATTCGGCAGTGGCGCAATACGCCCCATCATTGGCTGTTGGCGCTGGCCAGCGTTCGCGAACCGGATGCCATGCTGCGCCAGATAGCCCCCTCCGCGGCGCTGCCAGAAGAGCAGCGTGCCGACGCGGCCCTCTATTTGCAGGAGTCACTTGGCTTACATGCCGATGAAGGCGCTCATGCGCTGGCGCGTTACTGGCTGCCCGCCCAGGCGCACCATCTTAATCAGTTGGCGGCCGACGCCGTGCACGGCGTTTTACCCCCCTCGCAGAGCTGGTTTGGCCAGCCGACTCCAGAAGAGCTTAAACAGCGCAACGCGGTTAAAGGGGTAAGTCGCCATGCGGCGACGATCCATATGGCCGAAAAATTCGCCTTCTATCTGCATATGTCTCTCGACAGTGGCTTATTTGATCGCGCGCCGTTAATGGAGTACGCCAGTGCACTAAGAAGCTGCCTGTGCCGTTTTTACCCCAATGCCAAGCGCCTGTTAGAAGCCTGGTTCGCTTGGGAGAGCTGCCTGCCCGAGCCTGAGCACTCCTCGCTGGTGAATGAAATTATTTGGCACATTGAAGATCCCGGCAGTCTGTTTCACTGGCTGGATTGGCGTCACGACGCCTGGCGCGAACCGGGTAGTCGGCCAACCTTGAGTCACTTTACCGCCATGTCACTGGTAGGCCCGCTGAATAGCGCGGTATGGAGTGAGCCCCAGCCCGAGAGCGCCCGTGAGTGCGCCGAGATTCGCGAGTGGGTGGAGAGCCACTACCACTTGAGCAACGCAGGCGATATGCAGGAGTTTTTGACCTACATGCTCGAATCGGGGGATCGCCAGGAGTATCAGATTAACTACGCGCCCTATACCCTCAACACTGAGCGCTTAAGCGCTGAGATCGCCATTCTTGAATCCGGCGACTGTGCTGAAGATGAGCGCCACCATCTGCTTCGCTTACGCCGTGTGCGTGACAACGAAGATGGCTGTAATGAGGTGGATATGGCGGCCTGGGACATTGCCCAACTGGTCGATCTGGCAATTGCTGCGCGGCAGCTAGGCTGGCTGGACAGCGATGCTTTTGCCAAGGTGTTGGATCGTGCTTACCAATTGGCGGCGGATCACTATGCCGGGTGGCAAGAGTACGCCATGGGGATGTACGCAGGCTTCTCATTTTTTATGGGCGAAACCCCTGAACGAGAAAGCTTTTTAGCCGGTTTTCGTCAGGCGCTGGTAGCTTGGGTATGCGGCGCGCCGGTCTTGGCTGGCCCATGGGTGAGCTTGGATTTTCCTGGCAATAAACCACGCCATTTTGCGCCACTGCATATTGATACGTTGCCGGGCGATCAGCGCACGTTACATTGATGCTCGCCAAACATATGATAACTAGCTTATAGTCGTGCAAAGGAAAATGAGTTTTGTCATACCGCCCTCTTATTAATGTCACGAGGTTAATCGCATGGTTGCGTTGCCACGCCCCGCTGTGACCGCTGTCCGTGTTGTAAGCGTTTGTTTTTTAGTTACATTGGTCGCTGGCTGCGCAGGTTCTGCGCGACAGAGCAATATGCAGGCCCCCGAGAATTACTTCTCGATGACGTTACCGGGAATGGGAGCTAACACGCAAATGTCCCCGGTTGACCCCATCGATGCGCATTTGCGCAGTTTGCAAGTACCGCCGCCAACAGTCGTTCGCGAGGCGCTGCTGGCACAACACCAGCGCTGGGCCGGAACGCCTTACCGGATTGGCGGTACCTCAGAGAGAGGCATCGACTGTTCGGCTCTGGTTCGCAATGTTTACCGTGACACTTTCAATTTAGAGCTTCCGCGCTCCACCCGTGGCCAAGTACACGAGGGACGCCCGATCGACCGCCAAGAGCTGCAGGCGGGCGATCTGGTGTTCTTCCGACCGCCGGGGCGCTATAACCATGTGGGTATCTACGTGGGCGATGGGTATTTTCTCCACGCCTCCACCTCAAAAGGGGTCATTATCTCCAGACTGGATAATAGTTACTGGCAGCGCTACTACTGGCAGTCACGTCGAGCGCTGGAGCCAACGCATTTGGCTCAACTGGGTGGCAGCGTTTTCCAGTAGCCAGACCGACCGCGCTTTAGGAACGGCATGATTGAAGCCAAAACGCGCGCCTGGTGGCGCGCCACCTTGGCGCTTTGCCTCGGCTCATTTCTTGTTTTTATTAATTTATACGCACCGCAACCGCTGCTGCCGGGGTTAAAGGAGGCCTATCAGGTCTCTACCTTAGGCGTCAGCTTGCTCATGTCGGTGTCGACCCTCTCCTTAGCCATTGCGCTGTTGGTGTTCGGGCCTCTCTCGGATGCCATTGGGCGTGAAGGCATAATGCGTATCACTCTGCTGCTTGCAGGCGGCTGTTCTATTGCCTTGGCATTCGCACCCACCTTTGAAAGTTTGCTGTTTTTGCGCCTGATGCAGGGCTTTGTGCTGGGTGGGCTGCCAGCGGTGGCGATTGCCTGGATGGGCGATGAGTTTGAGAAGCCTGCGCTGTTAAGCGCTGTGGGACTCTATATTGGCGCTAATTCACTTGGCGGCATCAGTGGGCGCATCGTCGGCGGCGGCGCCGCTGAAATTGGCGGCCCCACGGCGGCATTTCTAGCGGTCGGCATTATGACGTTAATTGGCTGTGGAGTTTTTTGGCGCCTGCTGCCCAATAGTCGCGCCTTTACTCCCCAGCGCTTCGAACTGCGCAAAGCGGCAAGCGATTTAGCCAGTCATTTGCGCAACCCGGTGCTGCTCGCCGCTTACTGCCTGGGTGGTATTAACTTCCTGATCTTTATCAATCAATACAGCTATATAACCTTTCGGTTGGCGGCAGCGCCGTATCAATTAGCCGCCAGCGGTCTGGGGCTGATTTTTTTGACCTATCTCGGCGGTACCTTCGGTTCGATGATTTCCGGGCGTCTGGCTGGGCGGTTTTCTCCCGCGGCATGCATGATGGTGGGGGTGGTGATTTTAATGCTGGGCACAGCGATTACCTTAGCGGATTCGCTGCTGCTGATTATCGTCGGTTTAACCGTTAACGCCTTTGGCTTTTTCCTGGCCCATTCGTTGGCCTCCAGCTGGGTAGGGCGCTATGCCCAGGGGGCACGGGGCAGTGCTTCGGCGCTCTACCTGGTGTTTTATTACCTGGGAGCCAGTTTGGGCGGCTTCTGGCTGGAGCCGTTCTGGCGCTGGGCCGGATGGGCAGGGGTGAGCGTCGGTTCGTGGCTGCTGCTGAGTATCACGCTGCTAATTGCTTGCGGCCTATGTCGCTTTGAGCGTCGCCAAGCTAAGCCGGTCGTGAGCTAAAGCTGCCTCCCACAATGGCCACAGGTACCCCTTCACCTTATCAGGCTGGCAGCCCGAATAGTCGCGAGCTAAAGCTCCCTCCCACAAGATCCTATAGCCAGCACAAAGCCAGGAGCGACTTGTAGGAGGGCGCTTCAGCGCGCGAAGGGTGCCGAAGCCACTCCTTAGTCAAATCAGGCTGGCAGCCCGAATAGTCGCGAGCTAAAGCTCCCTCCCACAAGATCCTATAGCCAGCACAAAGCCAGGAGCGACTTGTAGGAGGGCGCTTCAGCGCGCGAAGGGTGCCGAAGGCACCCCTTAGTCAAATCAGGCTGGCAGCCCGAATAGTCGCGAGCTAAAGCTCCCTCCCACAAGATCCTATAGCCAGCACAAAGCCAGGAGCGACTTGTAGGAGGGCGCTTCAGCGTTGGCCCGACACTTCGGCGAAGGGTGCCGAAGGCACCCCTGAGTCGAATCAGGCTGGCAGCCTGAACGGTCGCGAGCTAAAGCTACCTCCCACAGGTGTTGCTATCAGGCTGGTAGAGGTAACTTCATACTGAGTGGCGAGGAGCCATTTTATTCAGTTGACCATGGCTTCAGTTGTCCTTCGCTTAAGTGCAAGCGCTGTGGGCAAAGTCGTTCCAGTAGGGCGGTGTCGTGGCTAATCACCAGCACGCCAAGCTGGCGTTGTTTTGCCTCCCGTTTTAGCGCCTGCCAAAGCTCAAGTTGGGT
This Vreelandella neptunia DNA region includes the following protein-coding sequences:
- a CDS encoding YcjX family protein — protein: MRQPLSRELSNLLERGRDRQLRLAVTGLSQAGKTAFLTSLVNQLRHAGVEARLDLLPAAREGRLLGAQRLNQPDLGVPRFPYDPGMAALRDTPPRWPEPTRGISELRLQLRYRPARSGWLTPEIAHLTLDLFDYPGEWLLDLPLLQHDFYSWSQAQALHEGEQRRGLFSEWLTAVEQLDPAGEADEAQLAALAEEYAQGLRRAKKAGFSDLQPGRFLLPGELEGAPVLQFFPLPQLDASQHNTSREMLEALPANSLYATLAARFRYYQQQVVKPFYRDHFRRFDRQIVLVDVLGALNAGPERFEDLSRALRQLMHSFDYGQRSLLTRLFAPKIDRLAIAATKADHVTPDQHGHLVQLLEALLAEPLKDLRFANVPVKALSLAAIRATEAREVTHEGKRSPALRGTTLEGEEVLVYSGDVPARLPAADFWQQQGFDFPGFRPMQTTSEALDHIRMDAAIDWLIGDKLT
- a CDS encoding MFS transporter, giving the protein MIEAKTRAWWRATLALCLGSFLVFINLYAPQPLLPGLKEAYQVSTLGVSLLMSVSTLSLAIALLVFGPLSDAIGREGIMRITLLLAGGCSIALAFAPTFESLLFLRLMQGFVLGGLPAVAIAWMGDEFEKPALLSAVGLYIGANSLGGISGRIVGGGAAEIGGPTAAFLAVGIMTLIGCGVFWRLLPNSRAFTPQRFELRKAASDLASHLRNPVLLAAYCLGGINFLIFINQYSYITFRLAAAPYQLAASGLGLIFLTYLGGTFGSMISGRLAGRFSPAACMMVGVVILMLGTAITLADSLLLIIVGLTVNAFGFFLAHSLASSWVGRYAQGARGSASALYLVFYYLGASLGGFWLEPFWRWAGWAGVSVGSWLLLSITLLIACGLCRFERRQAKPVVS
- a CDS encoding C40 family peptidase; its protein translation is MQAPENYFSMTLPGMGANTQMSPVDPIDAHLRSLQVPPPTVVREALLAQHQRWAGTPYRIGGTSERGIDCSALVRNVYRDTFNLELPRSTRGQVHEGRPIDRQELQAGDLVFFRPPGRYNHVGIYVGDGYFLHASTSKGVIISRLDNSYWQRYYWQSRRALEPTHLAQLGGSVFQ
- a CDS encoding YbeU/YbeR family protein: MIDALNAWWAQQLVLCDWAFTPHPLAVDAGAAEQRLLQLGITSRGELAEQLFHGLGAPAGSADRLLGALEWAALAGAAGWLEADQARHWAHHLTRRITSDYSDLRAWLADLRRALGARGWEVGADDRFIDACQALAKLETDGEGITWDALENALAKLPAPAPLWPQQPEAQSWRLCALFRPIITYPASHTDWPEAIEWLAHVWDVHDRDALIGVILWLGAQGERQRWDIEARELLSMDNAQRMEWQRSVVEESPYAPVLNKFVAQGEPLEWAAWDWLRIVELAWAGACCGLLSQEEADDLAGHAADLMSRRYHDWYAVLNAYGRGQSLFDGIDRRDKTPSERHQLLLHSAHSPWKRPPRELLDEPTLKASQARIRQWRNTPHHWLLALASVREPDAMLRQIAPSAALPEEQRADAALYLQESLGLHADEGAHALARYWLPAQAHHLNQLAADAVHGVLPPSQSWFGQPTPEELKQRNAVKGVSRHAATIHMAEKFAFYLHMSLDSGLFDRAPLMEYASALRSCLCRFYPNAKRLLEAWFAWESCLPEPEHSSLVNEIIWHIEDPGSLFHWLDWRHDAWREPGSRPTLSHFTAMSLVGPLNSAVWSEPQPESARECAEIREWVESHYHLSNAGDMQEFLTYMLESGDRQEYQINYAPYTLNTERLSAEIAILESGDCAEDERHHLLRLRRVRDNEDGCNEVDMAAWDIAQLVDLAIAARQLGWLDSDAFAKVLDRAYQLAADHYAGWQEYAMGMYAGFSFFMGETPERESFLAGFRQALVAWVCGAPVLAGPWVSLDFPGNKPRHFAPLHIDTLPGDQRTLH
- a CDS encoding GlsB/YeaQ/YmgE family stress response membrane protein gives rise to the protein MGFIAWLIIGGLAGWIAGNIMRGGGFGILGNIGVGIVGAVVGGFLFSLLGLSSGGFIGSLVTAIVGAVVLLWVISKVKQS
- a CDS encoding D-hexose-6-phosphate mutarotase; translated protein: MIPDSLNQLVKSTQGQQTTQWEGRDVVLFNMPWGELVISLQGAQVLHFCPAGDTGWLWLTPTPQALPSAIRGGIPLCWPWFADERYADESPNHDGPFHGLARHAEWRLDAVDEHAEGIELHLSPSQPLHTLLTARLVVQANAQRLNVELISENIGETPIKTSGALHTYLAVADTHQCRLEGLSGARYLDKLRDFAESEQQGTLAVQGSVDRIYHTNEAVLLNDGERSLRIGKQSSDSTVVWHPNNDLPSDTPADVARHFICVEAANTRLDPVWLVPGAQHLLGTTLSRG